The genomic window CGGCGGGGTCGCGGCCGGCGGCTCGGCCATCGCCGCCGCGGCGCTGCTCGGCGTGCGCAACGTGGTCTACGGCATGCGGATGCGACCGGTCGTCGGCGAGCACGGCCTCGCGCATCGCATCGCCGCCGCGTGGGTGACGATCGACGAGTCCACGGCCGTGGCGCTCGCGCAGTCCACCGAGCGCGCCGCGCGCGTCGGCTTCTGGGTCACCGGCATCGCGATCTTCGTCGGCTGGAACCTCACGACGCTCGCCGGCGCGCTGATCGGCGACGCGCTCGGCGACACCCGCGCCTACGGGCTCGACGCCGCGGCCGCGGCCGCCTTCCTCGGGCTGCTCTGGCCGAGGCTGACGAAGCTGCAGGCCGGCGCGACGGCCGTCATGGCCGCGGTGGTCGCCACGATCGCGACGCCCGTGCTCGCGCCGGGGCTGCCCGTGCTCGTCGCCGCGATCGTCGCCGTGGCCGTCGGATGGTTCGACCTGTTCCGCCGGCGGGAGGGCGCATGACCGCGTGGCATGTGATCCTGCTCGCGAGCGCGGCCACGCTCGCGTTGAAGCTCGCGGGTCATCTCGTGCCTGCCGGCTTCCTCCAGCGGGAGCGCCCGGCGCGCATCGCCGACCTGCTGACCGTCGCGCTCCTGGCGGCGCTCATCGCCGTGCAGACGCTCGGTGCGGGGCAGGCGCTCGTCGTCGACGCGCGCGTGCCCGCCGTGATCGTCGCGGCCGCGCTCTACGCGGTGCGCACGCCGTTCATCGTCGTCGTGGCGGTCGCGGCGCTGGTCGCCGCCGGCATCCGATTCGTCGCCTGAGGGGCGGATGCCGCGGGCTCAGCCCTCGAGGCGCTCGACGCCCGGCGTCCAGCTCGAACCGGGCCGGCCCCACCCGCGCTTCTTCGCGATCTTCTGCACGATGCGCTGGTCGTGGTCGTCGAGGCGGTCCATGTACAGCACGCCGTCGAGGTGGTCGTA from Agromyces aurantiacus includes these protein-coding regions:
- a CDS encoding AzlD domain-containing protein; this encodes MTAWHVILLASAATLALKLAGHLVPAGFLQRERPARIADLLTVALLAALIAVQTLGAGQALVVDARVPAVIVAAALYAVRTPFIVVVAVAALVAAGIRFVA
- a CDS encoding AzlC family ABC transporter permease, which codes for MRTARRDGLAVGLATAAYGISFGALSVASGLDLWQTAFLSLVMFTGGSQFALVGVIGAGGVAAGGSAIAAAALLGVRNVVYGMRMRPVVGEHGLAHRIAAAWVTIDESTAVALAQSTERAARVGFWVTGIAIFVGWNLTTLAGALIGDALGDTRAYGLDAAAAAAFLGLLWPRLTKLQAGATAVMAAVVATIATPVLAPGLPVLVAAIVAVAVGWFDLFRRREGA